The genomic interval CGCGATTGACAAATGGCAAGCCGCGATCGCGATTGATCCAGAAGCAGCTGAACCGAAGCTGGCTGTAGCCGTAGCACTTTATACCCAAGGGGAGCAAGACAGAGGACTGACTCTAGGAGAAACAGCCCTCCGCTCAGATGAGCGTTATGCTGATTTAGAGTTCCTCAAAGAAAATCTTTGGGGGGAACGTCTGATGTCTGATACTCAAAAATTCTTGGCAAACCCCAGGATTCAGGCAACCATTGCCCCCGGTAACAACGCTCCTGTACAAGTAGACGTTACCCCTTGAATCAAAATTTGAGTGTTCCCAGACGCGCCCTGGCGCGTCTCTACGCTGCTAAGGTATGGTATCAGGGGATGTATAAGCAAAACTGACCGCAAGCTTTCTGACGTTTTTCGTCGAAACTCCTTTGGGTCACAAACCCTGTCTTGATCAGACAGCTTGACAATTAAATGCTGGTTTTTAAATGGAGATAATCCCAGGAACCAGCTTGCCCTCTAATAAGTCCCTTGCCTACCCAGTCCAAGATGTCTTGGCATTACCCAACGCCTAACTAATTAGGCAAAAGAGATAGTCCGAACTAGGGAAGTATTCGGAAGTCTGTGCCAGAACTAGGCTCAATGGGGCTATTCACCGCTTACGTTGTCCAAACTGGCTTGGTCAATCCTTGTCCCTTTTAGGGCAAGGTTGGTAAACCTCTATATTTTGCCGAAACGGTTGTGGTACAGTACAGGTGTACTTTAGCAAGACTCTAGGGGTTCGGCAATGTCA from Coleofasciculus chthonoplastes PCC 7420 carries:
- a CDS encoding tetratricopeptide repeat protein encodes the protein YEKAADQEPSDTWPVWPAINNIGLVNYEQGNVASAIDKWQAAIAIDPEAAEPKLAVAVALYTQGEQDRGLTLGETALRSDERYADLEFLKENLWGERLMSDTQKFLANPRIQATIAPGNNAPVQVDVTP